Genomic window (Oryza sativa Japonica Group chromosome 3, ASM3414082v1):
cgtcgtcgtcatcgacgTCGATGATGTGGAACGCTTCGACCATGCATTTGTCCTTGGTGATCGACTGGTCGATGACGCAATGCTGTGGCGTTGGAGTTGGAGAGCGGCGTCCGTGGAGCTTGAGGAACGGTGGATCTTCGGATGAGGCCAGCGGGAACTCGGCGATCCGGTCTATCCGAGGCGAATTCACGGATACGTCGGGGGATTCCAGCTGCTCGAGGATGCTGATGCTGCTGACGCCGCGCTTCGGTGTCTCGGATGATGGCAGTGGGAGTGGGAGGGAAGCTCTGCGGATTACCCGAGCGCTTCTGTTCACCGGTGTTCTTGAAAGCAGCTAGAGAATGGGAAAAAAAGTAGGAATTCAATTACTGAAAATAAATTCTTCAGGAAACTACAGTGAGCGGTTTAGTGTATGAAGTAATGAAATGTAAGAACAGTAATGCGTGCTCAGACTGAAACAATGCATCTAGCAGTTCATTGATGGATGTTCTTCTATCTATGTATATTTACGCAAGGTTCAGTTTGAAAGATGAACACCAAATGGACGTCAAAAAAAGTACATCGCACCGGGCAATTAGTGCAAGTGCATTAGAACATGCTATAAACAGGTTGTAAATAAGAGTGCTACAAACTGCATTTAAAACATGGTAAATGTGTCATACCTCGCTCCGATTTACTCTGTTGTAAGATACCTTTGGAGGTTCTAACTGGGGAGTTGTGATTGTTTTGCTTGGAGTTCTCTTGGGAGTCTTCACAATACTCGATGTTCTTGTGGTAAAAGTTGTTTTACTACTAACCTCCTCGACCAAACTAACATCGATAGATAAATCTTTGACACTCCGAGTAGTTGAGTAATCCTTGATACTCTGAATAGAACTAGTAAACTTCCTTTCAGGAGAAGGTTTGCTGAAGGTCACGATTCTCTCATTACCCAAAGAGTTTCTCCTGCCCTTGCTTCTGCACATGGACTCAGTGGGAAATGTCATTTTCTTAACCTTGTCAATCGGAGACTGATGGGAAGGAATTATGTTGCGAGCAGGAGAAGATTTCAAATGGACTTGCAGCACATAGGGTTGGAGATGTGGATGCTTGAGTAGTTCAGCTGCCTGTAGGGAAAAAAATGATGCAAAACTCTTATCAGAATAAACATATGTTATTAGTAACTGACATGAACATAAGAGAGTTACTGAGAATTACACTTGGCCTGTGTTCTGGACTTTTTCGTAGCATGCTCTTAATAAGTCCCCTACTGCATGATGGTAAAGCTTTCAGAGATATTACTCAAGTAAATTTACAAGATGGATTAAGAAGACAATCAAGTATTAACTCATGGAAACTCACAATGCACCAGAATATCTAGTTGGCAATGGCGACACAATTGACTTGGTGATCTTACTGATAAGAGCTTGCATATCCTGATGGAAGATATGACAAAATCAGAAACAATCAATTGAAAGTTGCTCAACAACTAGATGAAACAAGAGGTCTAAATGTATCTCTTATGAATTCTCCCAAGTTGATTTGATAAAAATGCAGTTAAAAGAGCCAATTAACAAAACACACATGTTGCTGGCTAGGTCGATAGCCCTTGCAGCTTAAGTGGTCTTGTTGgtgttttttcagtttttgtaATGTGTTTTAGTGTTTAGGGTGGGGAGTTTCCGGATTTCCCTC
Coding sequences:
- the LOC4333522 gene encoding serine/threonine-protein kinase Nek1, with the protein product MEQYEVLEQIGKGAFGSALLVRHKVEKKKYVLKKIRLARQTDRTRRSAHQEMQLIATVRNPFIVEYKDSWVEKGCYVCIIIGYCEGGDMAEAIKRATGDHFSEEKLCKWLVQLLMALDYLHANHILHRDVKCSNIFLTRDQSIRLGDFGLAKILTSDDLASSVVGTPSYMCPELLADIPYGTKSDIWSLGCCIYEMTALRPAFKAFDMQALISKITKSIVSPLPTRYSGAFRGLIKSMLRKSPEHRPSAAELLKHPHLQPYVLQVHLKSSPARNIIPSHQSPIDKVKKMTFPTESMCRSKGRRNSLGNERIVTFSKPSPERKFTSSIQSIKDYSTTRSVKDLSIDVSLVEEVSSKTTFTTRTSSIVKTPKRTPSKTITTPQLEPPKVSYNRVNRSELLSRTPVNRSARVIRRASLPLPLPSSETPKRGVSSISILEQLESPDVSVNSPRIDRIAEFPLASSEDPPFLKLHGRRSPTPTPQHCVIDQSITKDKCMVEAFHIIDVDDDDGRSDSSSGRNNAAAAASSRAGSSESTRQRRFDTSSYQQRAEALEGLLEFSAQLLQQERYDELGVLLKPFGPEKVSPRETAIWLTKSFKETGL